The Prunus persica cultivar Lovell chromosome G8, Prunus_persica_NCBIv2, whole genome shotgun sequence genome includes a region encoding these proteins:
- the LOC18767577 gene encoding uncharacterized protein LOC18767577: MSSSSMDTENMENMQTYLFKITITSQWKEVVAIYRLDPRARNAKITESGDTALHVAVSDGQEEHVEELVKLVSTNELQIRNERGNTPLHIAAAMGNVRMCECIAKHHPLLVYAFNKENETPLFLAALHGKKGAFLCLHYICSLHDDQQRYKYCRRKDGNTILHCAIARDYFDLAFQIIDLYEELSFYVNEEGNSPLHLLASKPYAFASGSRLGPWDQIIYYYINVDQLKRAERPGHWDDDKRTIKTFKDEKYPKYLENYQTCINFIRLLRHMAQVLVTKHDKGESPKNSADAENPAGTGPNTLDTGNLGSQSNDGTRRHRSLPGHYITCFEFVKLFLKAILLILFGWGPKEINKIRAMKERHKWSIQIMNELLKRGLMYAYENNGMHPQTAPSHKNDNDDQETWPYEIVDQYGDQVVTLGSINVYNQPIMNPPPQLQDDNNPKNEVGEKKKTLALAKRETPFLIAAKHGVTEMVEKILELFPVAIRDINAERKNVVLVAVENRQLHVYRLLLSKNIPNKDHMFSKVDNKGNSVLHLAARLGDHQPWLIHGPAFQMQWEIKWYRIVKTSMPPRFFPRFNKENKTAKDIFKETHKELVKAGAAWLTKASESCTVMGALIATVAFATATTVPGGIKEITGRPTLENLPAFDIFAIASLIALCSSVTSMVIFLSILMSQYKEKEFGKQLPSKLLLGLTLLCVSMVSMLISFCAGHFFMLKEKLKHAAFPVYAITCMPLAIFAVGHFPLYFNMICANFNQVPFERGVTRVAPL; encoded by the exons ATGAGCAGCAGCTCTATGGACACGGAGAACATGGAGAACATGCAGACATATTTGTTCAAAATCACCATAACTAGCCAATGGAAAGAAGTTGTTGCAATCTATAGGCTAGACCCTCGGGCTCGCAACGCAAAAATCACAGAGTCAGGTGACACAGCACTACACGTAGCGGTGTCCGATGGCCAAGAAGAGCATGTTGAGGAGCTAGTAAAACTCGTCTCCACAAACGAGCTGCAAATTCGAAATGAGCGGGGAAACACCCCTCTCCACATCGCTGCAGCGATGGGGAATGTGAGAATGTGTGAGTGCATTGCCAAGCATCATCCCTTGTTGGTTTATGCTTTCAATAAAGAAAACGAGACCCCTCTCTTCTTGGCTGCTCTGCATGGTAAAAAAGGTGCCTTCTTGTGCCTGCACTACATTTGCAGCCTTCATGATGATCAGCAGCGCTACAAATATTGTAGGAGGAAGGACGGCAATACAATCTTGCATTGCGCAATTGCTCGGGACTACTTTG ATTTGGCATTTCAGATAATTGACCTGTATGAAGAACTAAGTTTTTATGTAAATGAGGAAGGAAACTCCCCTCTCCATCTTCTTGCAAGTAAACCTTATGCCTTCGCAAGTGGGAGCCGGCTTGGGCCGTGGGACCAAATCATTTACTACT ATATAAATGTTGATCAGCTCAAAAGGGCAGAACGACCGGGTCACTGGGATGACGATAAGAGAACGATCAAGACATTCAAAGACGAAAAGTATCCCAAATATCTAGAGAACTATCAAACGTGCATAAACTTTATTCGGTTGTTGCGGCATATGGCTCAAGTTCTTG TTACCAAACACGATAAGGGCGAAAGCCCGAAAAATTCAGCAGATGCAGAGAACCCTGCAGGTACAGGACCTAATACTCTGGACACAGGAAATCTAG GATCCCAATCAAATGATGGAACACGACGACATCGATCGTTGCCCGGACATTATATCACCTGCTTTGAGTTTGTCAAGCTTTTCTTAAAGGCAATATTGCTGATTCTTTTCGGATGGG GGCCCAAGGAGATAAACAAGATAAGGGCAATGAAGGAAAGGCACAAATGGTCAATTCAGATCATGAATGAACTACTAAAACGTGGTTTGATGTATGCGTACGAAAACAATGGTATGCATCCACAGACAGCGCCATCCCACAAAAATGACAATGATGATCAAGAAACATGGCCTTATGAAATTGTTGATCAATATGGTGACCAAGTTGTCACCCTCGGAAGCATTAACGTTTACAATCAGCCCATTATGAATCCTCCCCCACAACTACAAGATGATAATAATCCAAAGAATG AAgtgggagagaagaagaaaaccctTGCACTggcaaagagggaaacaccCTTCTTGATTGCTGCAAAACATGGTGTGACTGAGATGGTGGAGAAGATCCTCGAGCTTTTTCCGGTGGCCATCCGTGACATCAACGCAGAGAGAAAGAATGTAGTGCTGGTGGCTGTGGAGAACAGGCAGCTCCATGTGTACCGGCTCTTGCTAAGTAAGAATATCCCCAACAAAGACCACATGTTCAGCAAAGTGGATAATAAAGGGAATAGTGTGCTACATCTAGCAGCAAGGTTGGGAGACCATCAGCCTTGGCTAATTCATGGGCCTGCCTTCCAAATGCAATGGGAAATTAAATGGTATCGG ATTGTAAAAACCTCCATGCCACCACGCTTCTTTCCCCGCTTCAATAAGGAAAACAAGACTGCAAAGGACATCTTCAAAGAAACCCACAAGGAGCTCGTGAAAGCCGGAGCGGCATGGCTCACCAAGGCCTCCGAGTCCTGCACCGTCATGGGCGCGCTTATTGCCACGGTCGCCTTTGCAACTGCTACCACTGTTCCCGGTGGCATCAAAGAGATCACTGGCAGACCAACCCTCGAAAACTTGCCAGCTTTCGACATCTTCGCCATTGCTTCGCTCATTGCACTATGCTCCTCGGTCACATCCATGGTCATTTTCCTCTCCATTCTTATGTCCCAGTACAAGGAAAAGGAGTTTGGAAAACAGCTGCCGAGCAAGCTCTTGCTGGGATTGACATTGCTCTGCGTGTCCATGGTTTCCATGTTGATTTCATTTTGTGCAGGACATTTCTTCATGCTTAAAGAAAAGCTCAAACATGCTGCGTTTCCGGTTTATGCAATAACGTGCATGCCT
- the LOC18768229 gene encoding chlorophyllase-1: MALVEKSESAAQPLVATSVFDKGNFPFKCITEETPCSSCFDSSAPPKPLLIVTPTVTGTYPVIVLLHGFYLRNYFYQDILQHIASHGYIAVAPQLYGYVPSTGPEEIDSGAKVINWLAKGLQSLLPENVVPDFTKFALSGHSRGGKAAFALALGHAKTALSLKFSVLIGIDPVAGANQHCRTRPHILTYEPQSFNLSIPVTVIGTGLGPEKKNACMSQPCAPNGVNHKEFFHECKPPCAHFVVKDYGHMDMLDDDPPGLVGALSGCMCKNGTGPKELMRKTVGGIVVAFLKAYLNGEDEDLVAIVEDPAVSPAKLEPVEFIRA; encoded by the exons ATGGCACTTGTGGAAAAATCTGAGTCAGCTGCTCAGCCTTTAGTGGCCACATCTGTTTTTGACAAGGGGAACTTCCCCTTCAAATGCATTACAGAGGAGACACCTTGCTCTTCCTGTTTTGATTCTTCAGCCCCTCCTAAGCCCTTGTTAATCGTCACACCAACCGTAACCGGCACTTACCCAGTAATCGTGCTCCTCCATGGCTTCTACCTCCGCAACTACTTCTACCAAGACATTCTCCAACATATAGCCTCACATGGATACATAGCTGTTGCACCTCAG CTATACGGATACGTGCCTTCAACTGGACCTGAAGAAATAGATTCAGGGGCCAAAGTCATAAACTGGTTAGCAAAAGGCCTCCAATCCCTGCTACCTGAAAATGTTGTACCAGACTTCACCAAATTTGCTCTATCAGGTCACAGCAGAGGCGGCAAAGCAGCATTTGCACTTGCACTTGGGCATGCCAAAACTGCCCTGTCCCTCAAATTTTCAGTGCTAATAGGCATTGACCCTGTGGCTGGCGCCAACCAACATTGCAGAACCAGGCCCCATATCCTCACCTATGAACCTCAATCTTTCAACCTCTCCATTCCGGTCACGGTAATTGGCACTGGCCTTGGACCAGAAAAGAAGAATGCGTGCATGTCACAGCCATGCGCTCCAAATGGCGTGAACCACAAGGAGTTCTTTCATGAGTGCAAGCCTCCATGTGCACATTTTGTTGTCAAAGACTATGGTCACATGGACATGTTGGACGACGACCCGCCCGGCTTGGTTGGGGCACTTTCGGGATGTATGTGCAAGAATGGGACGGGTCCGAAGGAGCTCATGAGGAAGACTGTGGGTGGGATTGTTGTGGCGTTTTTGAAGGCTTATTTGAATGGGGAGGATGAGGACTTGGTTGCTATTGTGGAGGATCCTGCTGTTTCTCCTGCAAAGCTTGAACCTGTGGAGTTCATTAGAGCATGA